The Chloroflexota bacterium genomic sequence GGAGCCGACCGGGCGAGGCGGCCCACACTCCTCTGCGGCGACAGAGGTCACCCTGCCAATCCCGCGTGTGGGCCTAGGGGCTATCCGACTCGCGGCACGGCGGCTGACCGAAGACGGCGGCGTCCTGCGGGGCTTTCGAGCCGATAGAGCGAGGCGGTGTCTCCTCACCCAGCCTGCTTGTGAGTGAGGATGGAGAGGGTCCGGGACCCTCCTAGATGTTCAGGGCTGGGCGGTCGCCCTCGGCAAACCTCCTGTGGGCCCGCGCCGCTGCGGGAGCACGCCGCGCTGCTCGCGCGCTTTGAGCGCCCGGCGTGTCCTGTGCCGTCTGCATCGCAAGTATCGTCATGGCGAAGGCTTACACAGTGATGATAAGGCATACATTTGATGTGATGTCAATAGGGCGATGGCAGAGGAGGAAAGAGAGGAACGTAGGAATGCAGGAACGAGGAGCGGAGGGATGGGGAAGAGAGGAAAGGGAGAGAAGATAGAGGAATGACGGGCGAGGGGCGCAGAGGCGTACAATCGAGGGGATGCGCACCGCGATCCTGTTCGATTGGGACGATACGCTGGCGGACACCTTTCTCGCCAGGGAGAGGGCCGTTCAGGCCACCTTCGACGCCGTGGGGATCACGGATATCACGGGGCACGACTTTCTGCTGACGACGATCGGCTTTCAGCTGCAGGTGGAGCTGCAGCGCTTCAAGGAGCGTCGCGGCATCACGGAGGACTTGCCCACCATCCAGCGGCGCTTCTACTGGCGCGACTACGCGGGCCTAGTGACGGCCTATCCCGGGGTCACGGAGATGCTGCGGGAGCTGAAGGGGCGGGGCCACAAGCTGGGCGTTGTGACGCACAAGATACGAGAGCGGATGCTGGACGGGATGCGCACGGGACTTGTCTGCGAAGTGGAGAGCCTGGGCTGGGGCGGCCTCTTCGACGTGCTGATCGGGATGGAAGACGCGCCTCGATTGAAACCCTATCCCGACGGCATCCTGAGCGCCCTGGCGCGCCTGCGCCTGACACCGGAGGAGGCCGTCTACGTGGGGGACAGCGCTAGCGATTTGCAAGCTGCTCTCGCGGCGAAGTGCGGCTTCATCCTCGCCACCTGGGGGGCGCACAAGCCGGTGGCAATCGCCCCTGGGGAGAGGCCCATCACCATCGCTGCTGCGCCGAAGGACGTTCTCGCTACGCCGGCCTAGACGGCGTTGGCCTTCTTGAGCGCGGCGACCTTGCGGTCGCTGTATCGCAGGAGACCCTTTAGGAGTTCATCGGTGTGCAGGCCCACGGTGGGCGTTGTGCCGATGACCATGGGCGTGCGGCTCAGGTGGATGGACTTGCCGGTGACGTGGATCTTCCCCGCCACCGGGTCCGGCACTTCCACCATGATTTCCCTCGCGGCGATGTGGGGGTCTTTGGCGGCCTGGGGGAGGGTGTTGACGGGCGCGGCGGGAAGGTCGAGGCGGGTGCAATCGGCGACGGCCTCCGCGACGGTGCGGGCCTGGCAATAGGCGTTGAGGGCGGCGATGATTTCCGGGTTGCGCACTCTGCGATCGGCGCTGGTCTTCATCCCCGGGTCGGTGATCCACTCGGGGCGGTTGAGGAGCTTGCAGACGCGGGGCCAGATTTTGTTGCCTGGGGAGATGATGTAGACCCAGCCGTCCTTGCACTGGAAGGTGTTGGAGGGCTGGGGCAGGCCTTCGCCGTTGCCAGCGCGCTTGGGCTCGATGCCGGCGCCGAGATAGGCGGCGATCTGGATCTCCATGAGGGTGAAGCCGGCATCGGCGAGGGAGACGTCTATGGCCTGGCCTTCCCCTGAGCGATCGCGCTCGCGGAGGGCGGCCAGGGCGCCGATGGTGGCGTGGAGGGCGGTGACGCGGTCCACGATGGTGGCGAAGGAGCGGGT encodes the following:
- a CDS encoding HAD family hydrolase — encoded protein: MRTAILFDWDDTLADTFLARERAVQATFDAVGITDITGHDFLLTTIGFQLQVELQRFKERRGITEDLPTIQRRFYWRDYAGLVTAYPGVTEMLRELKGRGHKLGVVTHKIRERMLDGMRTGLVCEVESLGWGGLFDVLIGMEDAPRLKPYPDGILSALARLRLTPEEAVYVGDSASDLQAALAAKCGFILATWGAHKPVAIAPGERPITIAAAPKDVLATPA
- a CDS encoding CoA transferase encodes the protein MHLRRYSAPIVAPDVVSVRASGRNEPRRNDAPAPVPHTMCAMRKAKGSLSGIRVLDLGRYQAGPRCGLLFARLGADVIKIEEPAGDESRDMAPFVRGQSAYWPQYNSGKKSLTLNLRSAAGKGVLRDLVKVSDVLIQNFRPGVMDKMGFGYQALRNINKRIVMVNVSAYGQFGPYRDRVGFDPIGQAICGLMSLTGFEGTPPTRSFATIVDRVTALHATIGALAALRERDRSGEGQAIDVSLADAGFTLMEIQIAAYLGAGIEPKRAGNGEGLPQPSNTFQCKDGWVYIISPGNKIWPRVCKLLNRPEWITDPGMKTSADRRVRNPEIIAALNAYCQARTVAEAVADCTRLDLPAAPVNTLPQAAKDPHIAAREIMVEVPDPVAGKIHVTGKSIHLSRTPMVIGTTPTVGLHTDELLKGLLRYSDRKVAALKKANAV